The DNA region AATGTTATTGTCTGCCAATGTGCTGGAATTTCTCAGCTCAATACTGGCCTGTTCTACTTCAGCCTTAGCTTTTAACAACTCTGCCTGGTATAACTGTGGCATGATTCTGAACAATGATTGTCCGGCATGAACATACTGTCCCTCATCTACATAGATATTTTGTAAATATCCTTTTTCCTGCGCCCTGATTTCTATGTTACGGACCGATCTGATCTGTGAAACATATTCTTTGGTAAACGAGGTATCAATCCTTAGCGGGTTGGTTACAGCATATTCACTGGCTTCTTCTTCTTTTTCTTTTTTAGACACGCAGCCTGCATGGCACAATAAAGCACACAGGCTCATGAGCACTATAATTTTCTTCATGTTTATGAAATGGTAATTTTTAATTCGATGATCCGGAATCAGGGATTCCTTTTTTGAACGGGATTTATTTCAGCCTGCAGCAAGGGACAAAAACCCAGGGCTCAGCTGAAACCAGAAAGATCATAACCTCAATACCCTTTGAAGAATGTATTTGGGAGAGCTGGTATAGGAGAGGTGTTTGCAGAATGGCAAACGGTTCTTTAAATAATTATAGAAAAAAAATAAAATGGACACATAGGCCAGTGTAATAAAGTACTTTGCCTGAAACAGGAATTTCCTGCCTGAAACCAATTCTTCGTCTTCATCTTCAACACTGATGAAGTCCTCTTTTTTTTCGTTGAAACTGCTGTGTCTAACTTGTGCAAAATCCCTGATATTCCCGAAGCTTGGTAAAGCGGATTTTTCAGCTCTTTGCACAGTAGAATGACTGCTGCTATGATGCCCGCCTGCATAAAGTGCAGCATGCCCCCTTAAAAGTAAGAAGCACAGGAACAACAAGAATAACATTGCAGGTCTCATATTGGCCGCAAAAATAATATTAGACCTGAAAGTTAAAATGAATTTCCACCTTTAAACCGTCAGAATTTTGTCAATATTTTAATTGAGCCTCCGGCACCTCCTTTTTAAGCAAAATTTCTATTTTTAGCCTATGGTACACAATGAGCAGACAGTACACTCCAACCTTCTTTTAATTCTTGCGCTTTTCTTTGCTATGGCTTTGCTTTTTTTGCTCAGTCAGCGCTGGAAAATCTCTTATCCGATCTTTTTGGTTATAGGCGGGCTGGCCATTGGCTTTATTCCCGGTATGCCGGTTATCAATATTAACCCCGACATCGTATTTCTTATTTTTCTTCCACCACTGCTTTTTGAAGCAGCATGGTATACTTCCTGGAACGATTTCTGGAAATGGCGGCGTTCTATCTTTTCACTGGGTTTCGCCCTTGTGCTTATGACCTCACTGGCCATTGCTTATTTTTCGGCAAGCATTATCCCGGGTTTTACACTTGCACTGGGCTTTTTACTGGGCGGCATCATTTCACCGCCGGATGCAGTAGCAGCAACCTCGGTATTAAAAGGGGTAAGCATGCCCAAAAGAGGGCTCACCATACTGGAAGGCGAAAGCCTGGTAAATGATGCGGCTTCATTAACTGTCTTCAGGTTTGCCCTTGCTGCCATCTTAACCGGGCAGTTTGTATTTCAAAAAGCAGTAACCAATTTTATAATCCTTGCCGTAATGGGCGTAGTTGTGGGCCTTGTGATTGCCCATATCCTTTATTTTGTATTGAGATACTGGGCAAAATCTTCGAGCATCACCACTCCTATTACCCTGATAGCCCCGTACCTGATGTATATTGTTGCAGAAGAATTCCAATGGTCGGGTGTACTTGCTGTAGTTAGCGGTGGATTGTTCCTATCCTTCCGGTCTGCAGATTTCTTAAACTACCATACACGCATACAGGCAAAGGAAGTATGGGCTACCCTTGGCTTTCTGCTGAATGGCTTTGTTTTTATCCTTATCGGACTGGAACTGCCAGTAATTGTAGCCGGACTGGAAGGTTATTCTATGAATGAGGCCATCAAATATGCCTTAATGATCAGTGCGATTGTGATCGTCACTCGGATTGTCCTGGTATACGCATCGGCCTTTATTCCCCGTTTTTTGAGCGCACGCATTCGCAGAAAAGAGCGGAGCCCAGGGTTAAAATTGCCCTTCATTGTAGGCTGGGCTGGCATGCGGGGCGTAGTTTCACTGGCTTCTGCCCTGGCCATACCGCTGACCTTAAATAATGGCGAGGCATTTCCACACCGCAACATGATCCTGTTCATCACCTTTGTGGTGATATTGATTACCCTGGTATTCCAGGGGCTCAGCCTTCCCATATTTCTCCGTATGCTGAAAGTAGAGGAAGTAGATGAAATTGTACCGGAAGACGAACAGATTGAAGCCATCCGTTTGCAGCTGGCCAAAGAATGTGTCGGTTACCTGGACAACAATTACAGCAACGAGATGAGCA from Pedobacter africanus includes:
- a CDS encoding Na+/H+ antiporter, whose amino-acid sequence is MVHNEQTVHSNLLLILALFFAMALLFLLSQRWKISYPIFLVIGGLAIGFIPGMPVININPDIVFLIFLPPLLFEAAWYTSWNDFWKWRRSIFSLGFALVLMTSLAIAYFSASIIPGFTLALGFLLGGIISPPDAVAATSVLKGVSMPKRGLTILEGESLVNDAASLTVFRFALAAILTGQFVFQKAVTNFIILAVMGVVVGLVIAHILYFVLRYWAKSSSITTPITLIAPYLMYIVAEEFQWSGVLAVVSGGLFLSFRSADFLNYHTRIQAKEVWATLGFLLNGFVFILIGLELPVIVAGLEGYSMNEAIKYALMISAIVIVTRIVLVYASAFIPRFLSARIRRKERSPGLKLPFIVGWAGMRGVVSLASALAIPLTLNNGEAFPHRNMILFITFVVILITLVFQGLSLPIFLRMLKVEEVDEIVPEDEQIEAIRLQLAKECVGYLDNNYSNEMSKFETIARIKEQLERSIRATERTLLEQSQKEEVTSVRKLYREIMLELIDLRRKGLKRLKATKKYDHEVLRNMEDNLDLEESRLNKH